In Deinobacterium chartae, a single genomic region encodes these proteins:
- a CDS encoding acyl-CoA carboxylase subunit beta, with amino-acid sequence MADTTLEQLQELIAEMEARREKVLAGGGPERVKKQHEGGKLTARERIEKLLDPGSFVEIGTFTEHQGGRLMRGVEAPGEGVVTGRGTVDGRQVFVFSQDFTVLGGSLGKMNAQKVTKIMDLAAKTGCPIIGLNDSAGARIQEGVDSLSGYGEIFYRNAVYSGAVPQISAILGPCAGGAVYSPALTDFIVMSRGSSYMFITGPEVIKSVTREDVTFEQLGGADVHSRKSGVAHLEGDNDEDVLRLVRELLSYLPQNAREQPPLHFTEDPSTRKTPELLEIVHPDQRKPYPMHDVIRAIVDDGHFFEIQPDFARNIVVGFARMGGQSVGIVANNPRVMAGTLNIDASDKAARFIRTCDCYNIPVLTLVDVTGFLPGVAQEHAGIIRHGAKMLYAYAEATVPKVTLITRKSYGGAYLAMNSRDMGADVVYAWPTAAVAVMGAEGAANIVYRREILASPNPEQTRAEKIKEYKEAFDNPYVAAGKGYIDDVIAPEDTRRVLIQTFEMLRSKSEQRPYKKHGNIPL; translated from the coding sequence ATGGCAGATACGACCCTCGAGCAGTTGCAGGAACTCATCGCCGAGATGGAGGCGCGCCGCGAGAAGGTGCTGGCGGGCGGCGGCCCCGAGCGGGTCAAGAAACAGCACGAGGGCGGCAAGCTGACCGCACGCGAACGCATCGAGAAACTGCTGGACCCGGGCAGCTTCGTGGAGATCGGCACCTTCACCGAGCACCAGGGCGGGCGGCTGATGCGCGGCGTCGAGGCCCCGGGCGAGGGCGTCGTGACCGGGCGCGGCACCGTGGACGGACGCCAGGTGTTCGTGTTCAGCCAGGACTTCACGGTCCTGGGCGGCTCGCTGGGCAAGATGAACGCCCAGAAGGTCACCAAGATCATGGACCTTGCCGCCAAGACCGGCTGTCCGATCATCGGCCTGAACGACTCGGCCGGAGCGCGCATCCAAGAAGGCGTGGACAGCCTCTCGGGCTACGGTGAGATCTTTTACCGCAACGCCGTGTACTCCGGCGCGGTGCCGCAGATCTCGGCCATCTTGGGGCCCTGCGCGGGCGGCGCGGTGTACAGCCCGGCCCTCACCGACTTTATCGTCATGAGCCGCGGCAGTTCGTACATGTTCATCACCGGCCCGGAGGTGATCAAGTCGGTTACCCGCGAGGACGTGACCTTCGAGCAGCTCGGCGGTGCCGACGTGCACAGCCGCAAGAGCGGCGTGGCACACCTCGAGGGGGACAACGACGAGGACGTGTTGCGCCTGGTGCGCGAACTGCTCTCGTACCTGCCGCAAAACGCGCGCGAACAGCCGCCGCTGCACTTCACCGAGGACCCCTCGACCCGCAAGACGCCCGAACTGCTCGAGATCGTTCACCCGGACCAGCGCAAGCCCTACCCGATGCACGACGTGATCCGCGCGATCGTGGACGACGGGCACTTTTTCGAGATCCAGCCGGACTTCGCCCGGAATATCGTGGTGGGCTTTGCGCGCATGGGCGGGCAGTCGGTGGGAATCGTCGCCAACAACCCCAGGGTGATGGCCGGCACGCTCAACATCGACGCTTCCGACAAGGCGGCGCGCTTTATCCGCACCTGCGACTGCTACAACATTCCGGTCCTGACGCTGGTGGACGTTACCGGCTTCCTGCCGGGCGTGGCGCAGGAGCATGCCGGCATCATCCGTCACGGGGCCAAGATGCTGTACGCCTACGCCGAGGCCACGGTCCCCAAGGTGACGCTGATCACCCGCAAGAGCTACGGCGGCGCTTACCTCGCCATGAACTCGAGGGACATGGGAGCCGATGTGGTGTACGCCTGGCCGACCGCCGCCGTCGCGGTGATGGGTGCGGAGGGAGCCGCCAACATCGTGTACCGCCGCGAGATCCTGGCCAGTCCCAACCCCGAGCAGACCCGCGCCGAAAAGATCAAAGAGTACAAGGAGGCCTTTGACAACCCCTACGTCGCGGCGGGCAAGGGTTACATCGACGATGTGATCGCCCCGGAGGACACGCGCCGCGTCCTGATTCAGACCTTCGAGATGCTGCGGAGCAAGAGCGAGCAGCGGCCCTACAAGAAGCACGGCAACATTCCGCTCTGA
- a CDS encoding uracil-DNA glycosylase: MLPPPALADLEAEVIRCTACPRLVAWREEVARTKRAAYRNETYWGRPVPGFGDPQARVVIVGLAPGAHGSNRTGRMFTGDASGNFLYPALHRAGFADRPESLRRGDGLSLQGLWITAAVRCVPPGNKPAPEEIRTCAGWLERELGLLTSRRVTLALGRIGHDAFLRYLGLRPSAHPFAHGAEHPLPDGTVLLDSYHVSQQNTQTGVLTPEMFDAVLIRARELAGLA, encoded by the coding sequence ATGCTGCCTCCCCCCGCGCTGGCCGACCTCGAGGCCGAAGTCATCCGCTGCACGGCCTGCCCGAGGCTGGTCGCATGGCGCGAGGAAGTTGCGCGTACCAAGCGTGCTGCCTACCGCAACGAGACCTACTGGGGCCGCCCGGTCCCGGGCTTCGGGGACCCGCAGGCCCGGGTGGTGATCGTGGGCCTCGCCCCGGGCGCGCACGGCTCGAACCGGACCGGGCGCATGTTCACCGGCGACGCCTCGGGAAACTTCCTGTACCCGGCGCTGCACCGCGCAGGCTTCGCAGACCGTCCCGAGAGCCTGCGGCGCGGCGACGGCCTGAGCCTGCAGGGCCTGTGGATCACCGCGGCGGTGCGCTGCGTGCCGCCCGGTAACAAGCCTGCCCCCGAGGAGATCCGGACCTGCGCGGGCTGGCTGGAGCGCGAACTGGGGCTGCTGACCTCGAGGCGGGTCACGCTGGCGCTGGGACGCATCGGCCACGACGCCTTCTTGCGCTACCTGGGCCTGCGCCCCTCGGCGCATCCCTTCGCCCACGGGGCCGAGCACCCGCTGCCCGACGGCACGGTGCTGCTCGACTCGTACCACGTCTCGCAACAGAACACCCAGACCGGGGTCCTCACGCCCGAGATGTTCGACGCGGTGTTGATCCGGGCGCGCGAACTGGCCGGTTTGGCGTAG
- a CDS encoding AAA family ATPase, whose translation MGALIWVNGPFGVGKTQTAFELHARLPGSVVCDPEELGFALFRVVPGARGGDFQDLPLWREFTRRTLEEVARHHPGPVIVPMTVVVPQYFQETVGALRARGLELHHFALLAPEAVILRRLRGRGDGAASWPARQLRRCLEALASPEFGMQLHTDGLGVEAVAERIALEAGLSLAARGPGGWPGTLRRLRVQWRHMRR comes from the coding sequence TTGGGTGCGCTGATCTGGGTCAACGGCCCGTTCGGGGTCGGCAAGACCCAAACGGCTTTTGAGCTGCACGCCCGCCTGCCCGGCAGCGTGGTCTGTGACCCCGAGGAACTGGGGTTTGCGCTGTTTCGGGTCGTGCCGGGCGCGCGCGGCGGAGACTTTCAGGACCTGCCGCTGTGGCGCGAGTTCACCCGCCGCACCCTCGAGGAGGTCGCCCGCCACCACCCGGGCCCGGTGATCGTGCCGATGACCGTGGTGGTGCCGCAGTATTTCCAGGAGACGGTGGGCGCGCTGCGCGCGCGCGGCCTCGAGCTGCACCACTTTGCGCTGCTCGCTCCCGAGGCGGTGATTCTGCGCCGCCTGCGCGGGCGCGGGGACGGGGCCGCGTCCTGGCCCGCGCGGCAGCTGCGGCGCTGTCTGGAAGCCCTGGCCAGCCCCGAGTTCGGGATGCAGCTGCACACGGACGGGCTGGGCGTGGAGGCGGTGGCCGAACGCATCGCCCTCGAGGCGGGACTGAGCCTTGCGGCGCGCGGACCGGGTGGCTGGCCGGGAACGCTGCGGCGATTGCGGGTGCAGTGGCGCCACATGCGCCGCTGA
- a CDS encoding acetylxylan esterase, with amino-acid sequence MAFLDLPLEQLRDYVPELTPPNDLDRFWQQTLEAARTHDLAATFTPVPHYGFATVEVFDVAFAGYGGQTVRGWLLLPKQRSAPLPCVVQYIGYGGGRGLPHEWLQWSALGYANLIMDTRGQGSAWRSGDTPDLEVDGANPQLPGFMTRGVLSPQTYYYRRLYTDAVRALEAARVHPAVDPSRVVVAGGSQGGGLALAAAALGGGVAAVMPEVPFLCHFPRAITLTDSLPYSEIAAFLRVHRDREEQVLQTLSYFDLVHLAPRITAPALFSVGLMDPVCPPSTVFAAYNRLSGPREIRVYRYNAHEGGGVHHLLEQARFLRELWD; translated from the coding sequence ATGGCCTTTCTCGACCTCCCGCTTGAGCAGTTGCGCGACTACGTTCCCGAACTCACCCCGCCCAACGATCTGGACCGTTTCTGGCAGCAGACCCTCGAGGCGGCCCGCACCCACGATCTGGCCGCCACCTTTACTCCGGTGCCCCATTACGGATTCGCCACGGTCGAGGTTTTCGACGTGGCCTTTGCCGGTTACGGCGGCCAGACGGTCCGGGGTTGGCTGCTGCTGCCCAAGCAGCGCTCCGCTCCGCTGCCCTGCGTGGTGCAGTACATCGGCTACGGCGGCGGGCGCGGGCTGCCGCACGAGTGGCTGCAGTGGAGCGCTCTGGGCTACGCGAACCTGATCATGGACACCCGGGGGCAGGGGAGCGCGTGGCGCAGCGGTGACACCCCGGACCTCGAGGTGGACGGAGCCAACCCGCAGTTGCCCGGCTTCATGACCCGGGGTGTGCTGAGCCCGCAGACCTACTACTACCGCCGCCTGTACACCGACGCGGTGCGTGCCCTCGAGGCCGCGCGCGTCCACCCGGCGGTGGATCCCTCGAGGGTGGTTGTGGCGGGCGGCAGCCAGGGCGGCGGGCTGGCCCTGGCTGCCGCTGCACTCGGCGGCGGGGTTGCGGCGGTGATGCCCGAAGTGCCCTTCCTGTGCCATTTTCCGCGCGCAATCACCCTGACCGACTCGCTGCCGTACAGCGAGATCGCGGCCTTCTTGCGGGTGCACCGTGACCGCGAGGAGCAGGTCCTGCAGACCCTGTCGTACTTCGACCTGGTGCACCTCGCGCCGCGCATCACCGCTCCGGCGCTGTTCTCGGTGGGCCTGATGGACCCGGTGTGCCCGCCCTCCACGGTATTTGCGGCCTACAACCGGCTCTCGGGCCCGCGTGAGATCCGGGTGTACCGCTACAACGCCCACGAGGGCGGCGGCGTGCATCACCTGCTCGAGCAGGCGCGTTTCCTGCGCGAACTGTGGGACTGA
- a CDS encoding GNAT family N-acetyltransferase, producing the protein MTAFVPPARPLLLGPVRLDLLEPTDIAPVRALARSIPEAFEHTASDPREDGYLEGAVAALERGERLPFVIRSQGEVLGMTSLLNLNPEHRTLSLGSTWLHPRVWGGGVNTAAKYLLLRLALEDYAVMRVQIVCDARNLRSRRAIEKLGATLEGTLRQDRLRRDGTPRDTLVFSVLDREWPQVKSGLEARLR; encoded by the coding sequence ATGACTGCCTTTGTGCCTCCCGCCCGTCCCCTGCTCCTCGGTCCGGTCCGTTTGGACCTGCTGGAACCCACTGACATTGCCCCGGTGCGCGCGCTGGCTCGCAGCATCCCCGAGGCTTTCGAGCACACGGCCTCCGACCCGCGCGAGGACGGCTACCTCGAGGGAGCCGTGGCAGCGCTGGAGCGCGGCGAGCGCCTGCCCTTCGTGATCCGGTCGCAGGGCGAGGTGCTCGGCATGACCTCGCTGCTGAACCTGAACCCCGAGCACCGCACGCTGTCGCTGGGCTCCACGTGGCTGCACCCCCGGGTGTGGGGCGGCGGGGTGAACACGGCCGCCAAGTACCTGCTGCTGCGTCTTGCCCTCGAGGATTACGCCGTCATGCGCGTCCAGATCGTCTGCGACGCCCGCAACCTGCGCTCGCGCCGCGCCATCGAAAAGCTGGGAGCCACCCTGGAAGGCACCCTGCGCCAGGACCGCCTGCGCCGCGACGGCACCCCGCGTGACACCCTGGTGTTCTCGGTCCTCGACCGCGAGTGGCCGCAGGTCAAAAGCGGCCTCGAGGCACGGCTGCGCTGA
- the fni gene encoding type 2 isopentenyl-diphosphate Delta-isomerase, which produces MDILGRKLKHIDACLSDEVRYQTVTTGLEALKWPYRALPEQNLEEVSLRTEFLGRPLAAPVVIGAMTGGAERAARINRNLAEAAQRLGLGMMLGSQRVMLERPEAAASFRVREVAPDILLIGNLGAAQLLRGYGEREIVRAIETVGADALAIHTNPLQEALQPGGDTRFRGIVARLEAVVPRVPYPLLLKEVGHGLSGAVARAVERVPFAALDVAGAGGTSWARVEDLVAHGRVTRPDLAEIGIPTAQALREVRAARPDLPLVASGGITSGLEAAKCLGLGAQVVAVARPLLKPALESADAVVAVLERLIHELRVALFVAGLPDVDAARGMLEEA; this is translated from the coding sequence GTGGACATCTTGGGGCGCAAACTCAAACACATCGATGCCTGCCTGAGCGACGAGGTGCGCTACCAGACCGTCACCACCGGCCTCGAGGCCCTGAAATGGCCTTACCGCGCCCTGCCCGAACAGAACCTCGAGGAGGTGTCGCTGCGGACCGAATTCCTGGGCCGTCCGCTGGCGGCCCCGGTCGTGATCGGGGCAATGACCGGCGGCGCAGAGCGCGCGGCCCGGATCAACCGTAACCTGGCCGAGGCGGCCCAGCGCCTGGGGCTGGGCATGATGCTGGGCTCGCAGCGGGTCATGCTCGAACGGCCCGAGGCGGCCGCGTCCTTCCGGGTGCGCGAGGTGGCCCCGGACATCCTCTTGATCGGCAATCTGGGGGCTGCTCAGCTGCTGAGGGGCTACGGCGAACGGGAGATCGTCCGTGCCATCGAAACGGTCGGAGCCGACGCGCTCGCAATTCACACCAACCCGCTGCAAGAAGCGCTACAGCCCGGCGGCGACACGCGTTTTCGGGGCATCGTCGCGCGCCTCGAGGCGGTTGTGCCGCGCGTGCCGTACCCGCTGCTGCTCAAGGAGGTGGGGCACGGCCTCTCGGGCGCGGTGGCGCGCGCAGTCGAACGCGTGCCCTTTGCGGCGCTGGACGTGGCGGGCGCGGGCGGCACCTCGTGGGCGCGGGTGGAGGATCTGGTGGCCCACGGGCGCGTCACCCGGCCTGATCTGGCCGAGATCGGCATTCCCACCGCCCAGGCCCTGCGCGAGGTGCGCGCCGCGCGCCCGGACCTGCCGCTGGTCGCTTCGGGCGGCATCACCAGCGGCCTCGAGGCTGCCAAGTGCCTGGGGCTCGGCGCGCAGGTGGTGGCGGTCGCGCGCCCGCTGCTCAAGCCGGCCCTCGAGTCGGCGGACGCGGTGGTGGCGGTGCTGGAGCGGCTGATTCACGAACTGCGCGTCGCGCTGTTCGTGGCGGGCCTGCCGGACGTGGACGCGGCGCGGGGAATGCTCGAGGAGGCCTGA
- a CDS encoding alpha-amylase family protein, whose protein sequence is MFSQPLSAAQAQVFDLLQQRIRQAYGAQRTADAEALCTRLKRYLPDLLPPLAAVYGEHPGFEAFVERLVDTLVKADLERPEDLRQLDLERLLAPDWFQGPHNLGYAAYTERFAGNLRGVAEHIGYLEELGVTYLHLMPLLQPRPGENDGGYAVMDYRAVRPDLGDMDDLEALARALRERGISLCLDLVLNHVAREHAWAEAARRGEARYQAYFHTYADRAVPEQYERTLPEIFPDFAPGNFSWDAEMGRWVWTTFNAWQWDLNWSNPEVFLEFVGIILYLANRGVSIFRLDAIAFIWKRMGTDCQNQPEVHLITQALRAAVRIAAPAVIFKAEAIVGPRDLMPYLGVGEHYGKVSDLAYHNSLMVQIWSGLAARDARLVRQALEAFGDPPRNTSWATYLRGHDDIGWAVSDEDAAAVGWSGEGHRRFLSDFYAGQFPGSFARGLVFQENPRTGDRRISGSAASLIGLEAALEQGHPQALQQATERLLMAYTLVLGFGGMPLLYMGDELALRNDYAFTQVPEHASDNRWVHRPRMDWVAAERRHDPGTLEGRVFEGLRKTVQVRRATPQLHAAFASRPLRLDTATVLGLERAHPQGTLVQLYNFSETPQGIHGSVLKERGILRPLDRLSGRELHFDGEWLLLEPYARLWLVNASA, encoded by the coding sequence ATGTTCTCGCAGCCCCTCAGCGCGGCGCAGGCCCAGGTTTTCGATCTGCTCCAGCAGCGAATCCGTCAGGCTTACGGCGCGCAGCGTACTGCGGATGCCGAGGCGCTGTGCACCCGACTGAAACGCTACCTGCCCGACCTGCTCCCACCCCTGGCCGCCGTGTACGGCGAACACCCCGGGTTCGAGGCTTTTGTGGAACGGCTGGTGGACACGCTGGTCAAGGCGGACCTCGAGCGCCCCGAGGACCTGAGGCAGCTCGACCTCGAGCGACTGCTGGCCCCGGACTGGTTCCAGGGCCCGCACAACCTCGGTTACGCCGCCTACACCGAACGATTCGCCGGGAACCTGCGCGGGGTGGCGGAGCACATCGGCTACCTCGAGGAGCTGGGGGTCACCTACTTGCACCTGATGCCGCTGCTGCAGCCGCGCCCGGGCGAGAACGACGGCGGGTACGCGGTCATGGACTACCGGGCCGTCCGCCCGGACCTGGGCGACATGGACGACCTCGAGGCGCTGGCCCGCGCGCTGCGCGAGCGTGGCATCAGCCTGTGCCTGGACCTGGTGCTGAACCACGTCGCCCGCGAGCACGCCTGGGCCGAGGCGGCGCGCCGGGGTGAGGCGCGCTATCAGGCGTACTTCCACACCTACGCGGACCGGGCGGTGCCCGAGCAGTACGAGCGCACCCTGCCCGAGATCTTCCCGGACTTCGCTCCGGGCAACTTCAGCTGGGACGCCGAAATGGGGCGCTGGGTGTGGACCACCTTCAACGCCTGGCAGTGGGACCTGAACTGGTCGAACCCCGAAGTCTTCCTCGAATTCGTGGGCATCATCTTGTACCTGGCGAACCGGGGGGTCAGCATCTTCCGGCTGGACGCCATCGCCTTTATCTGGAAGCGCATGGGCACCGACTGTCAGAACCAGCCGGAAGTGCACCTGATCACGCAGGCCCTGCGCGCAGCCGTACGCATCGCGGCTCCGGCGGTGATCTTCAAGGCCGAGGCGATCGTGGGACCGCGTGACCTGATGCCCTACCTGGGCGTGGGCGAGCACTACGGTAAGGTCAGCGACCTCGCCTACCACAATTCGCTGATGGTGCAGATCTGGTCCGGGCTGGCCGCGCGCGACGCCCGGCTGGTTCGTCAGGCCCTCGAGGCCTTCGGGGACCCGCCGCGCAACACCTCGTGGGCCACCTACCTGCGCGGCCACGATGACATCGGCTGGGCCGTGTCCGACGAGGATGCGGCGGCGGTGGGCTGGAGCGGCGAGGGGCATCGCCGCTTTCTGTCCGACTTCTATGCCGGGCAGTTTCCGGGCAGCTTCGCGCGCGGACTGGTCTTTCAGGAGAACCCGCGCACCGGGGACCGCCGCATCTCGGGCTCGGCGGCGAGCCTGATCGGACTCGAGGCCGCGCTGGAACAGGGTCACCCGCAAGCCCTGCAGCAGGCGACCGAGCGCTTGCTGATGGCCTACACGCTGGTGCTGGGCTTCGGCGGCATGCCGCTGCTGTACATGGGCGACGAACTTGCGTTGCGCAACGACTACGCCTTCACGCAAGTACCCGAGCACGCCTCGGACAACCGCTGGGTGCACCGCCCGCGCATGGACTGGGTCGCCGCCGAACGCCGCCATGACCCAGGCACCCTCGAGGGGCGCGTGTTCGAGGGGCTGCGCAAGACCGTGCAGGTGCGGCGCGCAACCCCGCAACTGCACGCCGCTTTTGCCTCGAGGCCGCTGCGTCTGGATACGGCGACGGTGCTGGGCCTCGAGCGCGCTCACCCGCAGGGTACGCTGGTGCAGTTGTACAACTTCTCAGAGACGCCGCAGGGCATCCACGGCTCGGTGCTGAAAGAACGGGGCATCCTGCGCCCCTTGGACCGCCTCAGCGGACGCGAACTGCACTTCGACGGCGAATGGCTGCTGCTGGAACCGTACGCCCGGTTGTGGCTGGTGAACGCTTCGGCCTGA
- the proS gene encoding proline--tRNA ligase, with the protein MSESKGGKAAQFGVTPQSVDFNDWYNEVVVKADLADYSPVKGCMVVKPYGYAIWERINRWMEDKFRETGHEGLLFPTLIPLNFMTKEAEHVEGFAPELFTVTRIGTEVLEEPYVMRPTSETIIGHMWAQWLNSYRDLPFLHYQSGAVFRAELRTKLFLRTAEFYWQEGHTAHETREEAMAETLQQLDMYHAFCRDELALPVIRGVKTASERFAGAVETFSIEGMMRDGKALQSGTSHYLGQNFSRAFEVKFQGRDQQEHYAHTTSWAISSRIIGAIIMTHGDDKGLMLPPRIAPYQVVIVPVARKENAEQMYAEADRLAADLKAAGIRVKVDKREGVSNGFKYNDWELRGVPVRIEIGPRDLEQGVVVVKNRNAEEKETLPRAEAVAGMQQRLDAIQAYLLQRATDFLIENTVTVDTYEEFKAAIEAGKWVRAFHCGDRESEAQIAEETKAKTRNIPLDGELFGEPEEGGVCVHTGRPAAYGKRVLFGRQY; encoded by the coding sequence ATGAGCGAGAGCAAAGGCGGTAAGGCCGCCCAGTTCGGAGTAACGCCGCAGAGTGTGGATTTCAACGACTGGTACAACGAGGTCGTCGTCAAGGCCGATCTGGCCGACTACAGCCCGGTCAAGGGCTGCATGGTGGTCAAACCCTATGGTTACGCCATCTGGGAGCGCATCAACCGCTGGATGGAGGACAAGTTCCGCGAGACCGGACACGAGGGGCTGCTGTTCCCGACCCTGATCCCGCTGAACTTCATGACCAAGGAGGCCGAGCACGTCGAGGGCTTCGCGCCCGAGTTGTTCACCGTGACCCGCATCGGCACCGAGGTTCTCGAGGAGCCTTACGTGATGCGCCCCACCTCGGAGACCATCATCGGGCACATGTGGGCGCAGTGGCTCAACTCCTACCGCGACCTGCCCTTCTTGCACTACCAGTCGGGTGCGGTGTTCCGTGCCGAGCTGCGCACCAAGCTGTTTTTGCGCACCGCCGAATTCTACTGGCAAGAGGGCCACACCGCCCACGAGACCCGCGAGGAGGCCATGGCCGAGACGCTGCAGCAGCTCGACATGTACCACGCGTTTTGCCGCGATGAGCTGGCCCTGCCGGTGATCCGCGGGGTCAAGACCGCCTCCGAGCGCTTTGCCGGTGCGGTCGAGACCTTCTCGATCGAAGGCATGATGCGCGACGGTAAGGCGCTGCAGTCGGGTACCTCGCACTACCTGGGTCAGAACTTCTCACGGGCCTTCGAGGTCAAGTTCCAGGGCCGCGACCAGCAGGAGCACTACGCGCACACCACCTCGTGGGCCATTTCCAGCCGCATCATCGGTGCGATCATCATGACCCACGGCGACGACAAGGGCCTGATGCTGCCCCCGCGGATCGCGCCGTACCAGGTCGTGATCGTGCCGGTGGCCCGCAAGGAGAACGCCGAGCAGATGTACGCCGAGGCCGACCGCCTCGCCGCTGACCTCAAGGCCGCCGGCATCCGGGTCAAGGTGGACAAGCGCGAGGGTGTTTCGAACGGCTTCAAGTACAACGACTGGGAACTGCGCGGCGTGCCCGTGCGCATCGAGATCGGTCCGCGCGACCTCGAGCAGGGCGTGGTGGTGGTCAAGAACCGCAACGCCGAGGAGAAGGAGACCCTGCCGCGCGCCGAGGCTGTCGCCGGCATGCAGCAGCGTCTGGACGCCATTCAGGCTTACCTGCTCCAGCGCGCTACCGACTTCCTGATCGAGAACACGGTCACGGTGGACACCTACGAGGAGTTCAAGGCGGCCATCGAGGCCGGCAAGTGGGTGCGCGCCTTCCACTGCGGCGACCGCGAGTCGGAAGCGCAGATCGCCGAGGAGACCAAGGCCAAGACCCGCAACATCCCGCTCGACGGCGAGCTGTTCGGCGAGCCCGAGGAGGGCGGCGTGTGCGTGCACACGGGCAGGCCCGCCGCCTACGGCAAGCGCGTGCTGTTCGGCCGCCAGTACTGA
- a CDS encoding 50S ribosomal protein L25, protein MELKAYNRQGTQDLAQKGLIPAVAYNKDKNISFAVEAKAFDRVFRAQSTHGLVELQLEGGETLPALVKSVQMDKRRRVPVHADFFLVTYGQEIEAPVPVHTTGKAKGVAENGGILDVLVHNLSIIAPGPRRIPAEIVVDVTKLDIGDVITAGDIQLPENIKLAVDPSLAVVTVLPPQKMAATSDEAEGSEQTAASAEE, encoded by the coding sequence ATGGAACTCAAGGCTTACAACCGCCAGGGCACCCAGGACCTGGCCCAGAAGGGTCTGATCCCCGCCGTCGCCTACAACAAGGACAAGAACATCTCGTTCGCCGTCGAGGCCAAGGCTTTTGACCGCGTCTTCCGCGCCCAGAGCACCCACGGCCTGGTCGAGCTGCAGCTCGAGGGCGGCGAGACCCTGCCCGCCCTGGTCAAGAGCGTGCAGATGGACAAGCGTCGCCGCGTCCCCGTGCACGCCGACTTCTTCCTGGTCACCTACGGCCAGGAGATCGAAGCGCCGGTTCCGGTGCACACCACCGGCAAAGCCAAGGGCGTGGCCGAGAACGGCGGCATCCTGGACGTGCTGGTCCACAACCTCTCGATCATCGCCCCCGGCCCGCGCCGCATTCCCGCCGAGATCGTCGTGGACGTGACCAAGCTGGACATCGGTGACGTGATCACCGCCGGCGACATCCAGCTGCCCGAGAACATCAAGCTGGCCGTAGACCCCAGCCTGGCCGTCGTGACCGTGCTGCCCCCGCAGAAGATGGCGGCCACCTCGGACGAGGCCGAAGGCAGCGAGCAGACCGCGGCGAGCGCCGAAGAGTAA
- a CDS encoding carbohydrate kinase family protein, producing MKFFVIGDVAVDHLYYLGHIPAPGEEVSPIRSTMQPGGAGGTMSVTLARLGHSVTLAARVGDDPFAEVALKIVRESGVNTSAIQVDPDLLTSTITVMQTPDGKRAMISYGAANRNLDAAKLKKKDIDSADALLVSAYSLIGGAQREYAVKAIGYAKKAEIPVMIDMGTGAVNAAGARLLDNVQAADYLLLNQHELLALTETDNISAGLEGLHERGTQRVIIKVGAMGSIIWTPEETELVEAIDLEDDVVDSTGAGDTFSAVFAHGVLSGMSMKEAARAANAAGALAATSVGAQTRAISQSDLQALTAR from the coding sequence TTGAAGTTTTTCGTCATCGGTGATGTGGCGGTCGATCACCTCTACTACCTGGGGCACATCCCCGCCCCGGGCGAAGAGGTGAGCCCCATCCGCTCGACCATGCAGCCCGGCGGTGCCGGCGGTACCATGAGCGTCACGCTGGCCCGCCTGGGTCACTCGGTCACGCTGGCCGCCCGGGTGGGCGACGACCCCTTCGCCGAGGTCGCCCTCAAGATCGTCCGGGAAAGCGGCGTGAACACCTCGGCCATCCAGGTGGACCCGGACCTGCTCACCTCCACCATCACGGTCATGCAGACCCCCGACGGCAAACGCGCCATGATCTCGTACGGGGCAGCCAACCGCAACCTCGACGCGGCCAAGCTCAAGAAAAAAGACATCGACAGCGCCGACGCCCTGCTGGTCAGTGCCTACAGCCTGATCGGCGGAGCGCAGCGCGAGTACGCGGTCAAGGCCATCGGCTACGCCAAGAAGGCCGAAATCCCGGTGATGATCGACATGGGCACCGGAGCGGTCAACGCCGCCGGAGCGCGCCTGCTCGACAACGTGCAGGCGGCCGACTACCTGCTGCTCAACCAGCACGAACTGCTGGCCCTCACCGAAACCGACAACATCTCGGCGGGCCTCGAGGGACTGCACGAGCGCGGCACCCAACGGGTCATCATCAAGGTGGGGGCCATGGGCTCGATCATCTGGACCCCCGAGGAGACCGAGCTGGTCGAGGCCATTGACCTCGAGGATGACGTGGTCGACTCGACCGGTGCGGGCGATACCTTCTCGGCGGTGTTCGCGCACGGTGTGCTCTCGGGCATGAGCATGAAAGAGGCGGCCCGCGCCGCGAACGCGGCCGGAGCTTTGGCGGCGACCTCGGTCGGCGCTCAGACCCGCGCGATCTCGCAGTCGGACCTGCAGGCCCTCACCGCCCGCTGA